The Cydia pomonella isolate Wapato2018A chromosome 11, ilCydPomo1, whole genome shotgun sequence DNA window acgAACATACTTGCATGTGACTTGTAATGTCCCGGTAAGGACTTTGACGACTTGGAgaatataacatttatatcaGTGTCAATCTCTAAATCGGCTTTAGTCGTTAGTACTACCGACTTTGCTTTTGTGTCCATTCTGAAATGAAGATTAATTTGTGATTATCCAAATAAATGTTACTTAACCAGATAATGTATATTTGAGCGTCTCTTAAAAATATGccactttcattaattttgtattttctcATAAACTTTGGGTTTTTCTACTCAGAaacacgagctctttcgatcctaatggtTACCATATTCCCATATACATATTCCCAATGAACGTTTGAAAATTTGACGTAAATTTTAGGCCTCTTTTTTTCTCCTATACGGATAaaaagggctcgcgatcctgactagaaataacccaaaagtgGCAAAAAGATCATATTAAAAGCACTCAAGTGGCAAGTAGTAATTGAAATATAACTAAATGAGACAATACCTATACATACTTACTTGAAATCTGATATCTGTTGATTCTGTAATCCCGTCACGGTCAAGTTCTGATGCTTATAAATTAAGCCTTCGTTATCAAACACGATGTCGAATGAAGGCATAACTAAAGGATCTATGGCCACAATATTCCAGGTGGGTATTCCTTTGTGTGTTTTTTCTAGGAATTTTTCGGTAGATTTGCTCAGACAATCGATGTCATTCGTGCTACAAGCAACAGCTATAGCTTCTGAAATAcagaagaagaaaaataatgatCTTAGAATCCAATTGGCCATCAAACAAATTCTTACATATCTATacaactataatattatttcattggGCGTGATGCGTAAGGTGCATAATAGGAGTTtccagaaaatagtgtacccagTTAGTGTGAGTTGATAAGAAAAGTTAATTGCTGTCAGGTTTGTAACGATAGTTATATTagcactattttctgaaaactccctaTGTGTGACAAAACATATAAGGTtcatattttaagatttgttaGAACCAAGCTATCCTATGAGTTATATCCAAGATTAGAGTTCTTCTAAGTTAACTCTGCACAGTCTTTTTACAGATCAAGGTGTGGTGGTGGTATAAACGTCATATTATTCATGAATTATACGTTCATGGTGACACTTTCACTCTTTATTACTGTAGTCTGTCTAGATTTTACTTAGTCTGGCTTTAGAAATTGATGgaagaaaaaatacttttcatttctcatgttgttataaaaagtctgcagaaaatgatacattTCTGCACTAGGGCAATTTATTTTCCCAGTACATTATTTGGtttatattacgataagcaatgtaaattttatattaaatggaTTTGATGTAGAATTTTCACTCTAATATTTAACTCCTCATTTTATAAATCGAGTTACTTTGGCCTAAATTGATAATTGAAAATACCCTCAGGAAAttctataaaagtttatacttagtcatgtttttttttaataaacatgtattttacttttctcgcatttgaaatgaaaattagaatGTATAACTCGCGTAAAAGGCACCATTTTAGTCTGGGATTATTGGCGCTcccactgcgttcgagcgccaaactaccttgACAGAAATTAGTTCttttcattccttggttaagAATCTACtatcaaaaaagcggccaagtgcgagtcggactcgcccatgaagggttccgtaccatttatgacgtattaaaaaaaacccaaatcaattttcggtggaagtttgcatggtaatgtagatcatatattttttttagttttatcattctcttattttagaagttacagggagggggcacacattttaacactttggaagtgtctctcacgcaaactattcagtttagaaaaaaatcatttttgaagacctatctatagataacccacacgtatgggtttagtgaaaaaaaatttttgagtttcagttctaagtatggggaacccccaaaattaattgttttttttttctatttttgtgggaaaatcttaatgcggttcacagaatacatcttcttaccaagtttcaagagTATAGTTCATATAGTTTCGGAAATAAAGTGGTTGTGgtatacggacggacagacagacatgacgaatccataagtttataattatatagtcaATAATTCTGATTATTGGTTTGTCGCGTATCTATCGCATTAGGCTAAACCTGTAatgatagatttaagttttattaataaataaaaaaaaaaaaaaaaaaaaaaaaaaaaaaaaaaaaaaaaaaaaaaaaaaacgttccgAATGataattttacctaaatggttaattgacTGATCGATTGATTACCAAGATGAATATcaaaaaatgctataaaaattatactacCTCGGAAGAAATGAGTACCTTTcttcccttggttaacaatcgaCTATTTAATCAGCTTTCATATGATAGTTCATACAATGTTTGGTgaaagtcagaatggcgggtgtacctaattaaaaataattgaaaagcataccatatttttgtacctaatttgtagtattttagtacctccattaaaaaaaattgtacctcacggtacgtaaagttatcatcaaaaaacagtacacccgccatcctgagagtctgaatggcgggtgtactttattacgctatgttcccgtggttatagataaattctataaaagtcaaatttttgtaccttcatattcaattataatatgagtcattttatttgtgctttccaagttttactcattttatatattgcttgctattacaattttacaggcgttataatttttcaagttatcgatgtcatttttaagaaaaaacgctaaggtacaattatttttattacgccaggatttagtacctttaatgtttaatctgttaagttcaaatacctcagaaaatcatgtcttataaatgatttttcttaggaagatttttttgaattggcgcctagccttttttaacgctaaggtacaattatttttattacgccaggatttagtaagtacctttaatgtttaatctgttaagttcaaataactcagaaaatcatgtcttaaaaatgattattcttaggaagatttctttgaattggcgcctagccttatttaagacatgatttactgagttatttgaacgtaacagattaaacattaaaggtactaaatcctggcgtaatctTGTATCGCTACTATAAAACTAACATATAAAACAACCAGCCAATCCTTATTTAATGCAAGGCACCTTTCCCTATTACTAAATGATGCctaaatattttctttcataAAATTTTGGCCCGTAAATGTTAGTTTACCCCAATTCGAGATAACACTGTCCTGTTGTCAATCAGTCTCTATTGTATTAGTTCAAATATATTAGTTACTTATATCAGAGTCAATTAGATAATAGTTATCTAATTGACTCTGATATAAGTAacttatataaataactttTGCGCTGCGCGTTGACTTTTAGGTTTTTCATTACTACTTTCGTAGCCTCGTATTGCTTGGTACGAACATTCAAACTACTTTGTGATTTCGGTATTATTTCTTAAAGTATCCCATGAATGGTAACGGTAAATTTTACAGTGTGTGTCACTGTTATTGATTCAGGGTATAAACATATTTCTAGGTGTAAGCAGGTACATCATTATGTACAAATCATTACTTCATTCTACGACTAAAATTATTACTATCTTGGCTATTATTAATTGCTTGTACGCTCTGCGCAAGCGGTGCGCGGCGATGCTCAGCAGAGTGCGCGCCAGCCGCAACAGCGTCCTACCTAGCAATGATCGCAGACCGGCTGGACTGCCCCTATCTGTATCTGCATCACTGTATAAGTGTTCACGTAGTAACGGGTGCCAGTAATTGACTAGACCTGATggattatatataatttaatgtaattttaatatttaatttataacaaactttaatttagttttaattgtaaTGGCTATTTTAATCCTatgttaatataatatgtattttgtgtACCTAATATAACGTGTAAGATGTGAACTATTGTtgtctataaataaatgaaattgattGATTAATCTAGCAAGcaaaaacaaacacaataatatattatatgtaaataattttgccGAACTAAACAACTCCAGAGTCatatttatcaaaaatactatatttgaaTAACTAAGCTAAAACGTTGTTACTCAAACGAAATCTCGAACTATCGTTAACCGAACACCCTTGCATAGCATTATAGATTTTTCACTAATTGTACTGGTGTAATGGGTACACAGATTTACATTTTGACCGGCATTGCCAAATCAAAAACTTCACGCACACGTGCACGCAACGTGATTAGTACCTATACTTATACGAGTAACCTAGTTACTTCTTCctgcctggggtccgcttggcaactaatgcCGAGAATTGGTGtaggaactagtttttacgaatgcgactgccatctgaccttccaacccagagggtaaactaggccttattgggattagtctggtttcctcacgatgttttccttcaccgaaaagcgactggtaaatatcaaataatatttcgtacataagttcagaaaaacttattggtacgagtcggggtttgaaccggcgacctccggattgcaagtcgcacgctcttaccactaggccaccagcgctataTACGTATAACCTAGTATGGTCCTAATAATAGCACCTACTAATGAACCCACGGAAATTTAAGACACTCATTAGAACAAACGTCCTTTTTTACACTTTTGATATAACTTTCACtgcctttttttcttttacggTAACGCGCTAGAGGATAAAAAGCCACACGAATAATAATACCGTTATCGACACTGTTACTCATAAATACAACTTCAAAGATAAAAGGTGTACTAAAATAACTTGTTCTAGAATTCTAGGTCGTACCGTCACTTGATAATACACTCCAGAAAACATAAGCAACATTAACACTGCAAACACTGCCAttatgaattttaaatattcaataCTTTCAAGTAATCCAATTGATCGCAAGCCACTGCCCTAACAGAAGTATTACACGGCTTTATAACAGGCGGGGTTATCAGTTTAGATAATACCGGGCGCTATTTCCAATTATTTAAGAAGAAATgggaccgcttctccatacaaacgtagtcctcattttcctccctggctATTGACATTacagaaaatattattacataatttaatgtaggtacattgaCCCTTGAGGGTCATCAATTCTATAATCAGACccctttgtttgtttttttttctttattactgtcagagcaaaaaataaattcgatacaattttttaaaggtttCGATTGTGTAACAAGGAGGAAATAgtggactatgtttgtatggacaAGCGGTCGTCCATTATTGACTAAACGCTTTAGCCGCCAAAGAAGTCAACGGACGCGCGCGCCGAAtttcaaccttcgtgcattacAACAAGGTTCAAATGACGCGCCGCGAATGATAGGTATGGCATTCAAAAAGTTAAAAGACTGCTAATGACAGTCAGTTCGTAAATTTAATTGGCTGAATGGTATGAAAgctaaaattttgttttaaatacaaattttatagACTTAACAAATTGCAAATGTTTATGGCATTATTGATATAAGTAACCAACTATCACGAGTTAGCCGAACTGGACTAGAGATAGCCAAATTTGTTTCTGCACGCTCGGACGCTCGGAATGTTAATTGATCTGTAAatgattataatatgtttacGCTTAAAATATACTGTATTCAATTGCTTGCCAAAGCTGAAGCGGAGACCTTCGCTCTTTTCACTTATCTCTTTCagacattgtttttaatttggggCTAAATCTAGATTTATTTTGGGAGTAATAAAACAAGAACGTGGGtttaaaataagattttattGCGCGAAAATACACCTAGGTATTCAAATTGATTCCAATATCACTTAGTGTTGTTATCATATAATGATTTTGGTGTATTTTTAAATCAGACATCATATTTCTGAAGCTTTCAGCCAAAAACAAACGCCGATTTTGGGCCAGGCCAAACAATGTGTATTGAATACTATACTACAATACACTATTCGATATTGGTAAAAAAAGCTGACGAAGGTACTGCTTTGGCAGCTTCTCTTATATTGTGGACGACGTATGTGTAAACTTTCTCCGCTATTttgcaaaatgttttttttcttaactctGCTCGCTTCTCTTCATTGTAAGTCTTGGCATCAGcatctaataataaaaataaatatttgataaagtACACACCTGCCAGATTTCAGAATCAATCAATCAgtaaatataaagtaataaaaggCATGCAAATACAGTGAATTTGGAAATATTGACCGAAAGATGAAATTCAATCTTCAAATTATTAGGTACTTGATTATTAGTTTACGTAGGTACATACttaatgaaaaagtaataataactcaaacaaaaaatatgagaGCTGATATTAGTGCGCTGGTAGCgcgaatattattatttaattgttgtATTGAGCGGCTTACTAACTGCAGGGATGTGAAAGACTCTTATTAATCTAATTATTCTATTACAATTGTAAGCACCTCAGGTTAGTAGTATTAAATCGCTAAAGTTAAAGAAGAATTTAAAGATATCGAAATAGTTTTGATTTTCGCTGAGtgtgtttattttaacttaGTATTTATTTACCATTTGATAGGGTCTGCTGAAACTCATGGCTCAATTCAACTCTCGGGGCGTCGACAACTTTGCAAGTGATGGTCTCTGGGCCGACATGGAAATGAGTAACTCCTTTTTCATCAGTCTTAAGCTCGTACTGATAAGTAGCTGTGCCCAATACACCTGCAattaacaaaatgttttaacataaaattagcCGAACGCTACTAAGTAAGTTTTATTGTAAACTGTAACATTCTTAAGACATTTAAACAGTTAATACACGTACTCAGAAAAATCCAACAAGTTTAGTCTCAAGAAGTCAGTGTTGCTTTTCTTCTAGAGCGAAACGCTCTTTACTTTCCTTTTTTCACCATTAAGGGGTTTAAGTTTCACATACTCttaaattgaaaaattacataatacgTCGTTGCAATGTTTTGCAGAAGAAGAAGCCGCTGTTCTAGTACACATCTCTAAGTTAACTAGAGAAATTACAAATCAAAGGCGTATGCACATAGGAAAAAAAGTGCTGGAataagtacattacgatacaagtgcgaaaaataggaaattcgaaacaagtggcgataaattaaaacacgaccgaagggagtgttttaaatcgacacgagttgcgaattacctattcgcacatgtatcgtacaacgttttacagtacatatggtcctttaaatgttcgacacagtaacgtaatatgctagttttcgcactagtgcgataaagtagcgccatatgtactgtaaaaattattaCTACACCAGTTGGTCAATTATATAACCAAACAGtatcaaaaacatatttcatatacGTACTTGCATGTATCTTGTAATGTCCCGATAAGGTCTTTGATGGCTTGGTCAATATAACATCGACATCTGTGACCACGTCTAAATCGGCTTTAGTCGTTAGTACTACCGACCTTGCTTTGGTATCCATTCTAAaagtaagatttatttttgattatgGAAATTAAcgttacttacttatatattaaaagttatatattcatatattatttcacaagaaaaataggtattttatgtTGTAAGCAAGGTTAAAGCttaaaaaaatccatatttcACATACAGcttattattactaaataagGAAATCCAATCCAaatatggagtgagcactctaagttTACCTTGGTGCCTATTTTTCTACTTACTTGAAATCTGATATCTGTTGATTCCGTAATCCTGTCACGGTCAAGTTCTTATACTTATAAATCAAGCCTTCTTCATCAAGCGCGAAATCGTATGAAGATATAACTAAAGGATCTAGGGTCACAATATTCCAGGCGGGTATTCCTTTGTGTGTTTTTTCTAGGAATTTTTCGGTAGATTTGCTAAGGCAATCGATGTCATTCGTGCTACATGCCACAGTTATTGATTCTGAAATAcagaagtaaaataataatattataatcagattctaatatataattatacacaACTATACAATATTAGGGTACACaatttgttatgatttttttttctatttaagcgccgaaactacaaaacaaacatactctaaaattttgtaaattgaaatatatgataattaatGTCTAGAATAAATAACGTAGTGATTAATATCAAAACAAGTGACCTGATTAAACGAGTTATATATTTAatccctaaataaataaaaaagtaatatgtTTAGTATGCAAAATGTTAAATTTTCTAAATCATAAAGTTAACAGATTTTCGTAGAATTGTAATATGGCAATTAGCCACTTTTAGTGTTCAGCAGTAACACTTTGGTTTACTGCGACATAAACGCATATTGCTTGGGTCAGCGACAACATATGTGTATAAATAGACTAACATTGATTAAATAAAGGGAATCATACACTTGAACTTAACTACGACTTGTTTATCTACCACGCTCCTGCCTCTCCACCCTGACTCTGCCCGAGTAACATTCCATCAACGAACTTTTTATATTTCAGAATCACTCATATAGCGAATTAAATATATTAGTAtgagttaattaaataatgtatgtacgtATGTTTTATAAGACCTCGCCTAGGTCTAATCCATgcaactatgtacatacttggtTTCATGCTTTCCTTAAAAGTCCatgattatatatatcattcattgacatatatctaaagacaagtcttacgggcaataagaaggCCAGGACAACGGTGTcgcgcacacgaattcgagctaatcgtgcagtctaacgccacaaagCGATTGGTTGACGAAtacgcatcacgcgcgcgattggttgcaactagttgcgttagactgcgcgattggcttgaattcgtgagtgacaccactgaactagtaccattcttagtgcccgtaaggccagtccttagatatatgtgaatgataatcataatcatttttattcgtaaaaccAACCATTTATACGTCAACattatggatatatttataactatttacatGATATAATTACTATCTGCGCTGAACTACTTTGTaatttaggtattatttattaaagtactcCAGAAGAGTAAATTAGATGGCACTGGCACACTCATAGAATCGGAGTATTAACTACATATtccaatttaataaatatttgaaattttctGAGAAGTTTTTTTCGGTCAAACGCTAAGCTGCATTTTTTTATGCACCGTGGTAGCTACCTAAAGTCTCATTAGTGAGAAGGATCAAGCTCGTTTAAAAAGCAATTTTAGATTTCCActtatatggttcaaatttatgtaacaACTTTAAATTATCTCTGAAAATGTCTACCTGGAATCATCAGTCGTCCTATTACGAGTACACAAACGTCCTATTATATCTCCGAATGCTGTAACGTGAATTTGAACCGTATATGTAGAATGCTAAAATTGCCTTTTAATCGGGCTTGATCTTTCTCTCTTATGTTAAATGCGTGAAATGCGGTAGCTACCACGgcgcttaaaaaaaaacaatgactGCAGGAAACGTCCAATTTCACATAAAATTCTCGATAAGTTGACATTTCCTGTAGTAATGCAGtcgactgcagcagtattgcagcgtgactatactgccgactgcattactgctgcaaatATCAAATATGATGTCGCTGCCcggatttttaatatttgcggCAGAGATGCAGTCGGCAGTGATAGCAGTAGTGCAGTTGCGGACGGAATCCAATCATcacttatatttaaaacattaattagAACAAAGTTCCATTTCTTTTGTTATGTCAAGTTTTGAACACTATTTGTTTCAATTTCActaccatttttttcttttttgttgtgTCGctcggaattaaaaaaaatgactacctaaataattaaaccatcATCTTATTTCAAAGACAATcatatttaaaatgatttgttcTAAAATTCTAGGTCGTACCGTCACTTGATAATACACTTCCAAAAAACATA harbors:
- the LOC133522854 gene encoding juvenile hormone-binding protein-like — encoded protein: MAVFAVLMLLMFFGSVLSSDESITVACSTNDIDCLSKSTEKFLEKTHKGIPAWNIVTLDPLVISSYDFALDEEGLIYKYKNLTVTGLRNQQISDFKMDTKARSVVLTTKADLDVVTDVDVILTKPSKTLSGHYKIHASVLGTATYQYELKTDEKGVTHFHVGPETITCKVVDAPRVELSHEFQQTLSNDADAKTYNEEKRAELRKKTFCKIAEKVYTYVVHNIREAAKAVPSSAFFTNIE